Proteins from a genomic interval of Crassostrea angulata isolate pt1a10 chromosome 7, ASM2561291v2, whole genome shotgun sequence:
- the LOC128155983 gene encoding apolipoprotein D-like has translation MKTTLLVQIFLLDISQAFIVGSSSCKAPPVAAGFRNDRYNGLWYEVSKAQTAGGAYFEKDCVCTTIDIQPVTSATNGDSTAINSCRKLAPSGDFMNATGTLSSESPAGHWKEGFFPGAPKADYTIVYLTDTVAVEYDCSSFLGLFTNYCIHILSRTPTISTEDEAAAISYAESLGLNTQNLPFHKTLQAGCW, from the exons atgaagACAACACTTCTTGTTCAA ATATTTCTGCTGGATATCAGCCAGGCGTTCATAGTGGGCAGCAGTTCTTGCAAAGCCCCTCCAGTAGCGGCAGGTTTCCGGAACGATCGGTACAATGGACTCTGGTACGAAGTCTCCAAGGCCCAGACGGCCGGTGGGGCTTACTTCGAGAAAGACTGTGTGTGTACCACTATCGACATACAGCCTGTGACCTCAGCAACCAACGGCGACTCAACGGCCATCAACAGTTGTAGGAAACTTGCACCAAGTGGGGATTTCATGAATGCGACTG GGACATTATCAAGTGAGAGTCCTGCTGGTCATTGGAAAGAAGGATTTTTCCCAGGAGCCCCTAAG GCCGACTACACGATAGTGTACCTAACAGACACTGTGGCAGTGGAGTATGACTGCAGCTCGTTTTTGGGTCTCTTTACTAACTACTGTATCCACATCCTGTCGCGAACGCCTACCATTTCTACCGAAGACGAGGCTGCCGCCATTAGTTACGCAGAAAGTCTGGGACTAAATACCCAAAATTTGCCATTTCACAAAACTTTACAGGCGGGATGCTGGTGA